The genomic window GACGGCGCGGGCTCACTCACGACGACATCCGGTTCTTGACTCGCGTCCTTGATGTGATGAACAGGGACGCACCGAATCACGGACTCTTGGATTCAATGAGTGCGTTCAAGGACGACTTTGATAACTTGGACGTACAGCGGCTCATCGACCAGAACCTGCTGGAAGAAGGACGAGCCTGTAGTCGGAAGTACTACACCGTCCTTCCGGCAGGGCGTGAACTGCTCGGCCAGAAGCTCAAAGTCGGCCCTGGTCAGGGAGATATCGGCGAGAAGACGCCGCACAAGGTCGGTGTGAAGCTGCTCGAACTATGGTTAGAAGCGCGCAACGACGTCGTGCAGGTCGAACCCTACTATGAATACGACGAGGAGACGGTGTTCGACGTCGCCGCCTTCGACGCTGACGGAGAACTCATGTGGGTCGGTGAAGCAGAACTCCCGAGCAACAACAAACATGCGCCGGTCGACGACTACGACAAGCAGAGTGCGGTGGACGCAAACGCTGTCTGGGCATTCAATAGACGCGAGACAGCCGTTGAGGTGTTGGATCGGCTCGCGGAAGCTGACCGGATAGAAAACAATGTGAGTGGGCGTGCAGCCCGTCGCTTTTCGGATATTCGGGAAGCCGTCGAATCGTTCGACGCAGAGGGGATGACGACGATTCGGAGCTTCAACAAGCTCGATGAGGGGTTCAATCCATGAGCTGGCGCCAAGCTACGTGCGAGGAGATTTACAGGTACTACACGGAGGAGTTCCCCTCGTACGTCGACGAACTCCCGTCGTTCATCACAGCACAGGGACCGAAACAGTACGCGCTCGCGTTTCGAGAACCCCACCCGGTACGGAAAGACGGAGTCCCGGATAAGGACTTCATCCGACGAGACACCTGGCAAACGAACACCTCCAGAGAGCGGACCTCAGCAGCATTCCACGACTTCGATGATATCCTCGAGTTCATCCGCAATCCAGCACGGAATGACCCACTCGGCCGGAGTGACTTCGCACTCGCAGATCCCGACCTGCTCGAGAAACCAGATCCACGCCCTGATGCGGTCTACTACGCCCTCGATCACTGGGAACGGCCGTGGGTGCTTCTCGTCGATATCGATGCGAAAACGATAGCCCGAGAGCGAGCAGCGCAAGCAGTGCTGGACGAGGACGTTACAGAGGACAGTGAGGAACTGCTCGATGCCGCAGGGATTCTCGAAGCAGACCCAGCAGGCTACCCGTATTCTTTCGCGGATATCGAACGGGCCATTGAGTACGGTTTCGAGGTGCGAGATATCTTTGAGAACGATTTCAACGCCGAGGATACGATGGTAGTGTACAGCGGCCAGGGCGTTCACGTCTATCTCCTCGATACCGACCCTGCTCATCGATATGACGCCAAGAGTCGAGAAGTGCTGAACGACCTTCTGCAAGAAACCTACGAGATTCCCATCGATCCAGTGGTTACCGCTGACCGTCGTCGAGTCGCCCGGCTCCCCTACTCATTGCACGCTGACGTCTGCAGTATCGTCACGCCGATAGAGAGCCCGAGCTTCGACATTCGGTCTGCAATACCGGAGGTCATCCAGTCATGAGTCAATCGACCCCTGTCGAGGACGAGCGTACCGCCTACCGCGTCGCGACACTCCCGCTTGAATACAGCACGACACGCATCAACCAGCTGTTTACGCGGGGCTACAATCGCTACATCATCGACGGCGAAGACCAACCAGAAGACCTGTTGAACGACCTCGAGCGATTCGGGACTGCGGCGTTCAAAGAAGACGTCAGAGCCAATGCCGCAGAGGATCCCTTCGTCGACGAGCCGGGAACACTCGCCGTCCTCGCGACGTTGAGCGCGATCTGTGTCAAGGAACATCCGAAGTTCGAGCACGCCCCGCCTCGAAAAGTGCAGGTCCTCTACGATATTCGCGAGCTCTACGTCAACAATCTCGCTTCCCTCCTTCGAGAATTCGGTGATGGGAGTCTCCAACAGGATATCGCAGAGGTACTGTACGCGAAAGATCCCGGAGAGGATGGTCCGCATCCCGGCCGCGTTTGTACAGGGATCAAGGAGATGCCGGAATTCGGTGAGGGGTTGTATCTCGAAATTCCGATGGCCGCGGCATCAAGGAAATGCCTCGTTCACGCCGATACTGAGCCCGGAGAAGCCGGGGTACTGCTCACTCGCATCAAGAACAACCGACTCTACGTTCCAGTCGGTGATTTTGACACGAAGTATCGCGAGTACGCCAGACGTGCGTTCAAGAAGCTCCTGCGAGTTCAAGAGGAGAACCTCTCCGAAGACCAGCTGACGTGGCTAACGACGAATGAGTCGGCTATCACAGAACGCATCGACCGCTTCATCGAGACGGGGCACCACGACCGAATCTGGCGAGACTGGAACCCTGGTGAACGGACCATCCGTGTACTCCGGGACGCGATTCAAGCCGCTCCAGATGAGGTCGCCACGCTGGGGGATTTCCACTCGGCGAAGGAGCTGTTTGAAGCAGTGGAGGCGTACGACCCAGAAGCAGACTGGAAGCGAGACGTGTGTAATCGTATCTCGAGTCCGCGAAGCCTCGGGAACCTCCTCGCATCCCAGCGCGACCACCGGAGCTTGACCATTCGAGAGCACGGTAATACGAACCACTATCGGGTTCAGAAGTCTTCGTGTGGCGTCCAGCCCCTCAACGTCGAGACAATTGAGGATCTGTTCGAACTCCCCTGTATGGCCAATATGGCCGAACGCCTTCACGAGAAGAAGCCAGTCCGAAAGGACCTGTACAACTTCGCCCGGATGGTGATGTGGCTGCCCCAGTATCAGGACAGCGACCTCGAGACCATTGTCACAGATCTCAAGGACGTCTTCTCGCAGTGGCCGTGGTACGATGAACAGGTCACCGACTACCAAATTCGCTACGAGTTCTCGAACACGATTGAAGGCGATACCCCGCTTCCGATGAACTGCGATAACGACGATATGCAGCGGTACTGCATCGGACAAGATGAGTGTCCATACTCAATTTGGGGGAGTCTCCCGTTCCCCGATGAGATGTACGATCAACTAAGTGAAACCGAGGGTAACAGAAACGAGTTCTAACGCAGACAGTCGATTGTAAGGTTCCATAGCATTCTTCAGAAGACGGGAGTGTAACGGATATTGTAATCTCGTCATGCACTTTTCAGGCCTTGTATCGCCCAATTTGAGCAAAAACGGAGGAGTCAGTAAAATCGATCTCACCCAACCCATCATTTGTCGTCAGTCAGTTCTGCCAAGTCTCACCTATTAGGAGAATTAAATTCGTTTGAATTCGAGGGCCTCACCACCTCGTCAAGCACAATTCCGTCCAATCACAGTATCTTAGCACTCGTCGAGGACATCAGTAACGGCTGAGAACTGCCCGACGGGCCTCTTGCTAAATATACGCCCGTTTCAATGTTCTCTGCACCTCCAGAATTGTCCAAAGGAAGGCTAGGGTATAACGGTGCAGGCGCCGCTGGCTCTCTCAGGCCGAGGGGCCATCACAGGGGTAGCGGAAGTACAGAAGTATCAGACTTAGCGCATAGGTTGACAAGGTGTGTTTTTGTGGTGTCTGTCGCCCCCGCGAGGGGGTGGCGGGGCGCATCACGTGCCCCCGATAGATGATGGCTTCGGAACGACGCAGCAAGACACGAGCAGCGGATCACGCAGGAACTACCACTGACGGTGAGGCGCGTGGGCGGACCTCGAGGTGACGGTTCCGACCGACCGGGATCACGCGTCGGTCGTCGCCCTCGTGGAATGTGCTCTCGTCGAACTCACGCACGAAACCGTGGGAGCCGTCTTCATCTCCCGGCAGGTCGGGCGGTCGACGCGGACGCAGTACGTGGCGGCCGACAACGTCGGCGAGCAGTTCCAGAAGCGGCACTTCGCCGACCGACTGGGCTGGCACGAGACCACCGTCCCTCGACGAACCGTTCGCGACGAGCTCATCACTCAGCTCACGCGGTCGGCATCAACGACGGCGGAGCGGACAGGTGAGAGAGCAGCCAGCGAGCCAGACACCTTTGTCGTGAAGCCAGTTCGAGAGCTCCGAACGCCGTAGCGGTTAGGCTTAACCAACATTCCGAACCGATACCGACACGGTGTTGGTTAACGTTGGGGCTGGATCCACTCCCACGTCCCCACCCACCGCCCGACTTCTCGAGTGAGTGGGGCCTAGCGGCCGGTCGGCTCGAGCGGCCGTCGCGACGGGTTTTATCGGGCCGCTACTCCTCGAGAGCGAGTATGGTCGTCGTCGAGGAGGTCACCAAACTGAGCGAGCGCCGCGCCCAAACCTCGTCCGAGGCGTTTCCGGACGATGTGCTGGCGTCGATTCGGGCAGCCGTCGATGCCGTCCCGGCAAGCGTCTTCGACGGCTCGACGAAGCACACGGAGGTCGGCGGGTTCGATGCCGCGATCGCTGACGGGCTCTCGCAGTACGAGTACGAGGGGGACGCCGCCGGCGGCTACAACCCGAACTGTAAGCTCTGATCGCATCAGGGGTTTAACTACAGCGTCGACCTCTACGACGCCGACGCCCGCATCGCCATCGAGGTCGAGAAGAGCGAGCGGAAGAACGTCAGTGACGACCTCCTCAAGTTCCAGAGGGGGTACCGCACCCAGAAAGACGGCCGGCCGAAAATCGAGTTCGGCTGTCTGGTGGTGCCGGTGAACTATCTGGGGCAGCATAACCTCTACCAGCACAGCCTGACCAAGCTCGACTTCATGAAGGGCGTCCTGTTCATCGACGACGTCGCCGTCATCGGCTATCGCGATCCACGACCTGACTGACGCTGTCACTCCCGACTGTTTATCGGCGCCGGGAGGCGTGCAGCGCGTGACCATGAGTGCTGCGTGACCCATTATGCCTGGTCCCGATCCTCACGACGACACGAGTCGCGACCACGAACAGTTCGAGAAAGAACAGCTCGCCCAGGACCGCGACGCCGCCGGGGCCGATACGGCGGACGTCGACGACAGGACGGCCCAGAACCTGATCAACGACCTCATCGACGCGGACGTCGTCACTCCGGTTCCTGAAGATCGCGTTCTGGTTCACGAGCCGAGCGGCACCGCATTCGACTCATCGAAACAGTTAGCCGTCTTCCACCGTGGCTGGACGGCCGGCCGCGACGCCGACGCGGAGGGCGAGTGATGCAGCAGACCCTCGTCGGCTGTGCGTTCTGCGACGCCCCGCCCGGCACCGAGACTGGCGAGGCCCACACCTGGGGACAGGACAAACGGGTCACTCACCCGATCTGTGTCGACTGCGCGATTCAGACGGAGCCGGATCCCGACGAGCGCGATCACGTCGCCTGTGACAGCTGTGGGCTGGTCGTCGACACGCTCGCGGCACTGACGCGGTTCCGGGTCGAAGTCGGGCATCTGGAAGGTCCGTTGCAGCTGTGCGCTCGCTGTAATCCGGGTGGCCTCGCGACGTACTGGACGCGCGACCTCGAGGACCATCTCGTCGCGACGCCGGCGGAGTGACCCCAACACTCTTTACTAATTCGCTGTAAACTGTAATCAATAACCACCGTGTCACGCACCTCAAACCGCGCCGACGGCGACATCGTCCAGGACTTCCTCTCGGTCGCGGACCTCCTCGAGAAACCACAGCTCGCCCAGCTGTACGCGTACCTCGCTCGGGAGGGGGAGGCGACCGTCCAGGACGTGATGGACGACCTTGAGCTCGCCCAGGGGACGGCCTACAGCTACGTCAACCGGCTCGTCGACGCCGGCGTCGTCGACGTCACCGACGACAAGCAGCCACGCCGGTACGCCGCCCGGGAGATCGACCTGACCGTGACGACCGCCGCGGGCGACCGCAAATACACGATCACGCCGGCGCTCATCGACGCCGTTGGCCGCCGTGAGACGGACGCCGACATCGACACCTACATCGACCGCCACGGCGTCGCCGGCCTCGCGACCGCGCTCACCTACGCCGTCGCTCGTGAGCGTGGAGAAGTGACCCACCGGCTGATGGCGGAGGATCTTGACATCTCGCCGCTGGCTGCGGAGATGATCCTCCAGGCACTCCGGCCCGTCGTCCACGAACACTACGACATCGAGGAGGCAGGGGCAGGACTCGACGAGTTGGACATCGACGACGGCGACGGCGCTGACGACGTGTGAGCCGGCTCCACATCGCCGACACCGGCCTGTTCGTCGCGATGGGACAGCCCTCGAACAGCCGCTATCAGGCCGTTCGGCGGTTCGCTCGCCGGAACGACGTCACATTCGTCCTGCCCGAACGGGTGTACGAGGAGCTGACCATCGACGAGCCCGACGTCGAGGCGCCACCCATCGACGCCGCGATCGACGAGGGCTGGGCGACGGTTGCGGCGCCGCTCGAGTTCTCCGAGCCGGTCGTCTCGCGGGTGATGGACGGCGTCCAGCGGTACATCGCGAACGCCGACGACCGACCCGCCGACGAGGTCGAACGTGCCGACGCCGCCCTCGCCGCCCTAACTGCCCAACACCTCAGCGCGGGAACGGCGACCGAGGTGTATATCTACACGACCGACGTCGCGGCCGGTGAAGGGGCCGAAACCGTGCTAGCGAGCGAGGGGTACGGTGACTCAGTGACGTTCGTGAATGGCTTTCGGTTCATTGAGGACTTGGTCGCAGGGGATAGCTGACGCTTCTCCAGATATAGGCCTACTCTACCTGTAGAATCAGCCTGTACCACCAGAGATCTATTTCTGTTCTACTGGATTTTCGTTTTGATAGTAATGAGGGGCGTGGAGATCACCGGTATGTGGAACCGGTGATCCCCACCTCTCTGACGTTCGAATCGGTTAGTGTAGCACCGCGGACGACGGTGCAAGACGTTCGTCGGCAGCGAGGTGGGTCCTGAGGTGTGGGCGTGGTGGACGCAACTGATCTTCCCACCGCAATCACCCATTTTAGGCTGACCTAATGAAAATTTCCGGATACTAACAAGTACTAGTCTCGAGCATCTCAATGTCGAGAAGGCGATCTGTGGTCAGCTCCCGTTCTCATCGCTAAAGCTCTGGGTCGGCTTGCTCGTAGGGGTAGAAAACTCGGTCAGTTCGACACTACTTAAGAGATCGTCACGGTTGACGTTTAAGCGAGTGTGTATCTGCCTCGAGACGACACTTGAGCAGAAAGACGAGCGCATCGAGGAACTCGAAGCAGAGAATCAGGCCCTTCGAGAGGCGCTTACAGCCCGTAAGGAGCAACTCGAAGACCGTGATCAGTCATCGGCGGTCGAGGACACTGAGGTCGCTGACGGTGCGGACTCGATCTGGAACCGGACGAAGCGGCTACTTGGGGGAGAGAAGTAGTTTCTGCACCGTTGGTTGGGTTTATCACCTCCAGAATTGGTGGAGAGTTCGAAGATGACTACACGCAGCTCATGGGACACCTTGGAGTCATCCAGAAGACGATCCTTCAGTTCTCAGGAATCAAGAGGCGGTATGACCCCAAGCGTTATTGCCTAATACACGAATCATGAATTGTATGTCGAAAGCTGCCGGCGATCCCGAGCGAGCCGTCAACGGTCTGTTGTCGGTCGCACAGCTATTGGAGGAGCCGCGGCTCGCACGGCTCTACACCTTCATCCTTCGAGAAGGGGAGATCACTATCGACGATATCGTGGCCAAGCTGGATATGCCACGGACGACAGCATATTCCGACACTAGCACACTCGTTGAGCTCGGAGTGCTCACTCGAGACGAGGAACAAAAGACGCACACCTATTCGGCAGTCCCGATCACACTCACTGCGAATCTGGATGGGAATGAGTATACGGTTACTCCAACGCTCATTGAAGCGTTCGGTCGAGCCCCTCGAGATCAGGATCTAGATCTCTTGCTCGAGAAATATGGACTTGGAAAGCTCGCCGCTGCCCTCACGTATGCCATCCCGTACACGGAAGGTGAAC from Halopiger xanaduensis SH-6 includes these protein-coding regions:
- a CDS encoding DNA primase, whose product is MSWRQATCEEIYRYYTEEFPSYVDELPSFITAQGPKQYALAFREPHPVRKDGVPDKDFIRRDTWQTNTSRERTSAAFHDFDDILEFIRNPARNDPLGRSDFALADPDLLEKPDPRPDAVYYALDHWERPWVLLVDIDAKTIARERAAQAVLDEDVTEDSEELLDAAGILEADPAGYPYSFADIERAIEYGFEVRDIFENDFNAEDTMVVYSGQGVHVYLLDTDPAHRYDAKSREVLNDLLQETYEIPIDPVVTADRRRVARLPYSLHADVCSIVTPIESPSFDIRSAIPEVIQS
- a CDS encoding primase-associated protein, whose product is MSQSTPVEDERTAYRVATLPLEYSTTRINQLFTRGYNRYIIDGEDQPEDLLNDLERFGTAAFKEDVRANAAEDPFVDEPGTLAVLATLSAICVKEHPKFEHAPPRKVQVLYDIRELYVNNLASLLREFGDGSLQQDIAEVLYAKDPGEDGPHPGRVCTGIKEMPEFGEGLYLEIPMAAASRKCLVHADTEPGEAGVLLTRIKNNRLYVPVGDFDTKYREYARRAFKKLLRVQEENLSEDQLTWLTTNESAITERIDRFIETGHHDRIWRDWNPGERTIRVLRDAIQAAPDEVATLGDFHSAKELFEAVEAYDPEADWKRDVCNRISSPRSLGNLLASQRDHRSLTIREHGNTNHYRVQKSSCGVQPLNVETIEDLFELPCMANMAERLHEKKPVRKDLYNFARMVMWLPQYQDSDLETIVTDLKDVFSQWPWYDEQVTDYQIRYEFSNTIEGDTPLPMNCDNDDMQRYCIGQDECPYSIWGSLPFPDEMYDQLSETEGNRNEF
- a CDS encoding DUF7558 family protein produces the protein MQQTLVGCAFCDAPPGTETGEAHTWGQDKRVTHPICVDCAIQTEPDPDERDHVACDSCGLVVDTLAALTRFRVEVGHLEGPLQLCARCNPGGLATYWTRDLEDHLVATPAE
- a CDS encoding DUF7437 domain-containing protein, with product MSRTSNRADGDIVQDFLSVADLLEKPQLAQLYAYLAREGEATVQDVMDDLELAQGTAYSYVNRLVDAGVVDVTDDKQPRRYAAREIDLTVTTAAGDRKYTITPALIDAVGRRETDADIDTYIDRHGVAGLATALTYAVARERGEVTHRLMAEDLDISPLAAEMILQALRPVVHEHYDIEEAGAGLDELDIDDGDGADDV
- a CDS encoding DUF3972 domain-containing protein, with amino-acid sequence MCICLETTLEQKDERIEELEAENQALREALTARKEQLEDRDQSSAVEDTEVADGADSIWNRTKRLLGGEK
- a CDS encoding DUF7437 domain-containing protein produces the protein MSKAAGDPERAVNGLLSVAQLLEEPRLARLYTFILREGEITIDDIVAKLDMPRTTAYSDTSTLVELGVLTRDEEQKTHTYSAVPITLTANLDGNEYTVTPTLIEAFGRAPRDQDLDLLLEKYGLGKLAAALTYAIPYTEGELSERVAARELDFQYAFGVAVLQALRDVVLDMKSIDPYFDEIRNAREQPPEAED